In Streptomyces sp. NBC_00704, a genomic segment contains:
- a CDS encoding ABC transporter permease, giving the protein MGSARLYAAVAVGSFRRYATYRVATAAGVFTNTVFGLILVYTYLALWDARPHLGGYDQSQAVTYVWLGQALFATLAIQGGGFEADLIERIRTGDVAVDLYRPADLQAWWLAVDVGRAVFQLVGRGVVPFVFGALVFPTALPRDPAVWAAFLAAVGLAMVVSYGIRFLVALSGFWLLDGTGAMQTLVVTGMFCSGMALPLNAFPQPWGEVVAALPWAALLQMPADVLMGEVDPWSAFAFQAVWAVALLAVGRLVQRAATRRVVVQGG; this is encoded by the coding sequence TTGGGATCGGCGCGGTTGTACGCGGCCGTCGCGGTGGGGAGTTTCCGAAGGTACGCGACCTATCGGGTGGCCACGGCCGCGGGGGTGTTCACCAACACGGTTTTCGGCCTGATCCTCGTCTACACGTATCTGGCGTTGTGGGACGCGCGGCCGCATCTGGGCGGTTACGACCAGTCACAGGCGGTGACCTATGTGTGGCTGGGGCAGGCGCTGTTCGCGACGCTGGCGATCCAGGGCGGCGGCTTCGAGGCGGACCTGATCGAGCGCATCCGCACGGGGGACGTGGCGGTCGATCTGTACCGGCCGGCGGATCTCCAGGCGTGGTGGCTGGCGGTGGACGTGGGGCGGGCGGTGTTCCAGCTGGTGGGGCGCGGCGTCGTGCCGTTCGTGTTCGGCGCGTTGGTGTTCCCGACGGCGTTGCCGCGTGATCCGGCGGTGTGGGCGGCGTTCCTGGCGGCGGTGGGGCTGGCGATGGTGGTGAGTTACGGGATCCGGTTCCTGGTGGCGTTGAGCGGGTTCTGGCTGCTGGACGGGACGGGAGCGATGCAGACGCTGGTGGTGACGGGGATGTTCTGCTCGGGGATGGCGTTGCCGTTGAACGCGTTCCCGCAGCCGTGGGGGGAAGTCGTGGCGGCGTTGCCGTGGGCGGCGCTGTTGCAGATGCCGGCGGACGTGCTGATGGGCGAGGTCGATCCGTGGTCGGCGTTCGCCTTCCAGGCGGTGTGGGCGGTGGCGCTGCTGGCGGTGGGCCGGCTGGTGCAGCGGGCGGCGACGCGGCGGGTGGTGGTGCAGGGTGGGTGA